The Desulfocurvus vexinensis DSM 17965 genome contains the following window.
GGCGGCTTCGGGCCGCCCTTTTGCTGCCCGGCGCCCGCCCGGCCCCAGGGAGCCGCCATGAACGACTTCGTCACCCCGGTGCTGCTGGGCGCCGCCCTGGCCGCCGTGCACGAGGCCGGGCAGTGCATCCTCGACGCCCGGACCCGCCCGCGCGCCGTCCGCCACAAGGGGCGCATCGACCTGGTCACCGAAACCGACCTGGCCGTGGAGGCCCTGCTCAAGGAGCGCCTGGGTCCGCTGGTGCCCGGGGCGGGCTTCATGGCCGAGGAAAGCGCCGCCAGCCGCGTGCCCGGCGCGCTGACCTGGATCATCGACCCCCTGGACGGCACCACCAACTTCGCCCACGGGCTGCCCGTGGTGGCCGTGTCTGTGGGGCTGTGGCGTGCGGGGGCGCCGGTGCTGGGCATCGTGGCCGTGCCGGTGCTGGGCGAGACCTTCCACGCCGTGCGCGGGCAGGGCGCTTTCCTGAACGGCGCGCCCATCCGCGTGAGCGACACCGCCGAGCCCATGGACGCCCTGGTGGCCACGGGATTTCCGTACTCCGTGGCCGAGGACATGGCGCATATCATGGGGCCCATGGGCCGGGTGCTGCCCGCCACGCGCGGGCTGCGGCGCATGGGCGCGGCGGCGGCGGACCTGGCCTACGTGGCCTGCGGGCGGCTGGACGCCTTCTACGAGATTCGCTTGAAACCGTGGGACACCACGGCGGGCTGGCTGCTGGTGGAGGAGGCGGGGGGGCGCGTCACGCGCTTTGACCCCCGGACGCCGTACACCCCGGGCGCCCCGAGCATCCTGGCCAGCAACGGCCGGGTCCACGAGGCCATGGCCGCCCTGGTGCTGGGCGGCGGGCCGGACCTGGAATAGCCCCGGCTCCGGGAGGGGCAGACCGTTCGAAATTCGTGGTGTGGACCCTTGGCGACCTGCCCGGCCATGGCGCCGGGAACCAGGGGCCTTCGGTCTGCCAGGAGCGACGGCCCTGCGGCCTCGGTGCAAGGAACGGGGGCGGGCACAAGCGGCCAGCGTGGCAGTACGGGCGGCACGGGCCAGTTGGCCCGGGGCCCGGGCATGCGGGCGCTGCGTCCCGGCGTGCGGCCTCGGCTCAGGGCGCGTCGTCCGGGTCGGGCCAGTCCGTGTCTGGCGTGCCGGGCCAGTCCGTGTCCGGCATTTCGTCCTCGTCCTGCCCCCGGTCCGCGCTCTCCGCGCCGTCCGTCCCGCCCCGGCCCGTGCCGGGCCGCCCCGGGCGGAACACCAGGTCCTGCTCCCAGAAGCTGACCAGTGCCGGGGTCAGCATGTCGCGGAAGCTGGCGGCCATGGCGTCGAGTTCGTCGCGGTCCACGAATACGCCGTCCTCGATTTCGGCGGGGTCGGGCAGCAGGGGCCCGGAGCAGGCCCCGGCGCAGAACAGGGTGGTGAAGCCGTAGCCCGTTTCGGGCCGGGCCGGGGCCTGGGCCAGGCGCGTCAGGCCCGCGCCGCCGATGCCCAGCTCCCGGCGCAGCCCGCGCAGGGCGGCGTCCTCGCGCGATTCCCCGGCCAGCACGGGCCCGGAGGCCGACAGGTCCCAGCGCCCGGGGTAGAGGGCCTTGGTGCGCGCGCGT
Protein-coding sequences here:
- a CDS encoding NUDIX hydrolase, whose translation is MPRHIRTIPQPHEAVEIVDDQDRPLGVMPLAEARRQALFHRTVLVLVYDGAGRVFLQKRARTKALYPGRWDLSASGPVLAGESREDAALRGLRRELGIGGAGLTRLAQAPARPETGYGFTTLFCAGACSGPLLPDPAEIEDGVFVDRDELDAMAASFRDMLTPALVSFWEQDLVFRPGRPGTGRGGTDGAESADRGQDEDEMPDTDWPGTPDTDWPDPDDAP
- a CDS encoding inositol monophosphatase family protein — its product is MNDFVTPVLLGAALAAVHEAGQCILDARTRPRAVRHKGRIDLVTETDLAVEALLKERLGPLVPGAGFMAEESAASRVPGALTWIIDPLDGTTNFAHGLPVVAVSVGLWRAGAPVLGIVAVPVLGETFHAVRGQGAFLNGAPIRVSDTAEPMDALVATGFPYSVAEDMAHIMGPMGRVLPATRGLRRMGAAAADLAYVACGRLDAFYEIRLKPWDTTAGWLLVEEAGGRVTRFDPRTPYTPGAPSILASNGRVHEAMAALVLGGGPDLE